A portion of the Ascaphus truei isolate aAscTru1 chromosome 14, aAscTru1.hap1, whole genome shotgun sequence genome contains these proteins:
- the LOC142465883 gene encoding LOW QUALITY PROTEIN: kyphoscoliosis peptidase-like (The sequence of the model RefSeq protein was modified relative to this genomic sequence to represent the inferred CDS: inserted 1 base in 1 codon) codes for MALHHRLSLWQKRLLGILCFPLLPFYLCVYCLCLKQDEAKTEQEESNRDVGHVEDARIGPRDKKIQVSFSNKVSPGLKQDKEKNKQEQGHVEEARRGPRDNKINLSFTNKGYVEEDEICYPKRKKQEDKLRSGFRYPWDRSSLKSLQIDLKAFEKLDAFASKVEANGSVDMLVRDLLRDARTDLEKTRVIWTWICHHIEYDIVGYQNKALRSTDPDDILRTRKGVCAGYSSLFERMCSMGGVQCKSVSGYSKGATYKLGQTMSGDPNHAWNMVYLERGWHLLDSTWGAGHLDKSTGTFKFQYNEFYFLTHPALFVEDHFPEQKEWQLLEPHLSMDQFERSVRHQSHFYSLGLLSSHPDTAVIETVKGKASIAIESRHHMLFTFHLNKTEEPGLMRLMERGMKLDVYPQRTGQQVLQIFAKTQDSLETIYNCVLDYRVDCKSVDTSMKXPKCLSSPVGPSWVSEKAGLLQPSHPDPVIHTVDGCCTVSFALDRELNITCTLHSDETQMTSDMEQRHVFQTQQKNNVEFKVHLPKSGTYALCVYVKSKDSNNYTSKCNYLISCTNTTVKWSVFPLTYADWAKHYELVEPLHGVLPGNTEVLFKLKVPGVAGVSVRGQRSFPLTLSEEGYWEGMSSTTDSKEIYVAVNSKDKPNTWTYILRYEVGKEKQ; via the exons ATGGCACTGCATCACCGGCTCAGCCTGTGGCAGAAGAGATTGCTGGGAATTCTCTGCTTCCCATTGCTGCCCTTCTACCTTTGCGTGTACTGTCTAT GCCTCAAACAGGACGAAGCGAAAACCGAGCAGGAGGAAAGTAATCGGGATGTAG GACATGTGGAGGATGCACGGATAGGTCCCAGGGACAAGAAGATACAGGTATCATTCAGTAACAAAG TATCTCCAGGCCTGAAACAGGATAAAGAGAAAAACAAGCAGGAGCAAG GTCATGTGGAGGAGGCCCGGAGAGGTCCCAGGGATAACAAGATAAACTTATCATTCACTAACAAAG GGTATGTAGAGGAGGATGAGATTTGCTATCCAAAGAGGAAGAAGCAAGAAGACAAACTTCGCTCAGGATTCA GGTATCCATGGGACAGATCAAGCCTGAAGTCTCTACAGATCGACCTGAAGGCATTTGAGAAGCTGGACGCTTTTGCTTCAAAG GTGGAGGCGAATGGGAGTGTTGATATGTTAGTGAGGGATCTTCTCCGTGATGCTCGTACAGACCTGGAGAAAACACGAGTTATCTGGACATGGATCTGTCATCATATAG AGTACGACATAGTAGGGTATCAAAATAAAGCCCTGCGATCAACTGATCCGGATGACATCCTTCGCACCAGGAAGGGGGTGTGCGCTGGATACTCCTCACTGTTTGAGCGCATGTGCAG CATGGGAGGTGTACAGTGCAAGTCAGTCAGCGGTTATTCAAAAGGTGCAACTTACAAGCTAGGACAGACAATGTCTGGTGACCCCAACCATGCCTGGAACATGGTATATCTGGAAAGAGGATGGCACTTGCTGGACAGCACATGGGGAGCAGGTCATCTTGATAAAAGTACGGGAACCTTTAAATTTCA GTACAATGAGTTCTATTTCCTGACGCACCCTGCCCTCTTCGTTGAAGATCACTTCCCAGAACAGAAGGAGTGGCAGCTTCTGGAACCGCATCTTTCCATGGATCAGTTTGAACGGAGTGTACGCCATCAGAGCCATTTCTATAGTTTAGGGCTATTGTCCTCACACCCAGATACGGCTGTTATTGAAACAG TAAAAGGAAAGGCCTCTATTGCCATTGAGAGTCGTCACCATATGTTATTCACCTTCCACCTGAACAAAACAGAGGAGCCAGGTTTGATGAGGTTGATGGAGCGAGGGATGAAGCTTGATGTTTACCCCCAAAGAACTGGACAACAGGTTTTGCAGATTTTTGCCAAGACGCAAGACTCATTAGAAACTATATACAACTGTGTTCTAGATTACAGAGTTGATTGCAAATCTGTGGACACCAGCATGA ATCCTAAGTGTCTTAGTAGCCCTGTTGGTCCCAGTTGGGTATCAGAGAAGGCCGGGCTCCTACAGCCCTCACACCCTGACCCAGTCATTCATACTGTGGATGGATGTTGCACTGTCAGCTTTGCACTGGACAGAGAGCTGAATATCACTTG TACCTTACACTCTGATGAAACACAAATGACATCAGATATGGAGCAAAGACACGTCTTCCAAACCCAACAGAAGAACAACGTTGAGTTTAAAGTCCACCTTCCAAAATCTGGAACCTAcgctctctgtgtgtatgttaaGTCTAAAGATAGCAACAATTACACATCCAAATGTAACTATCTCATATCCTGCACTAATACTACTGTGAAGTGGTCGGTCTTCCCTTTGACATATGCAGACTGGGCCAAACACTATGAGCTGGTGGAGCCTTTACATGGAGTTCTCCCTGGGAACACTGAAGTTCTCTTCAAGCTCAAGGTTCCTGGAGTTGCTGGAGTATCTGTTAGAGGGCAACGTTCCTTCCCTCTAACTCTCAGCGAAGAAGGTTACTGGGAAGGGATGTCCAGTACTACGGACAGCAAGGAGATATATGTCGCTGTGAATTCAAAAGATAAACCAAATACCTGGACGTACATCCTGCGGTATGAAGTGGGAAAGGAGAAGCAGTAG